The Coprococcus phoceensis genomic sequence ATCATAATCTCTTCGTTCATGGATCCTAGCTGGGATTTGATTCTCAATTCCATAACCTCGTCCATAATATTGATAATGATTGGTTTTTTATCTCCTTCTTTTACCAGAAGCGTTGCTCTGTCGATACAACTCAGAAGTTCTTTTTTATTGATTTTAACCTTTGTTTCATAGTCGCTGGATAACATCTGATCGATACGGAAATATTCTCCTTCAATCAAACGCGACACAACAACTGTGTTATCAAATTCGAATACAACGTGGTTGTCCGTGAATGACAGACATACTGTACTGTCTGCTTCACCTGACAAAATTTTACTAACTTCCATCAATGTCTTTCCGGGAACGACAACTTTTCTCGATTGATATTTTTTTGTCAATTCCGTCTTCCTGATCGAAATTCGGTGTCCGTCAAGCGATACTACTTTCAGAATATTCTCATCAATTTCAAACAATTCACCAGTCATTAATTTGTTGCTATCGTTATCTGCAATTGAGAAAATTGTCTGACGAATCAACTCTTTCAATGTAAATTGTGATAAAGTGATAGATTCTGCTTTTTCAATATATGGAAGATAGGAAAAATCTTCTCCGGATTTTGCAGAAATACTAAATTTTGCTTTTTCGCACGTAATCATTGTCTGAAGATTGCTGTCTGATTCGATTGTAATCTCATTATCAGGAAGTTTTCTGACAATTTCTGAAAAAATCTTTGCATCTATAGCAATAACTCCTTTTTGAATAATGTCTCCTTCAATAATAGTCTCGATTCCTAATTCCATATCATTAGCTGTTAACTTAATAATATCTGTTGTTGCATCTATAAGAATACATTCAAGGATAGGCATTGTTGTTTTAGAAGGAACTGCTTTCGATACAATGTTAACTCCTTTTGCAAGGTTTGATTTTGTACAAATGATTTTCATGTGTATAACTCCTTTCGGGTTGCTTTGTGTATATATTTATTAAAAGTTATCCGCCGTATCCGTCTTAGGGGCTGTGGATATGTGTATAACCCTAGAAAACCCCGATTTTAACGGAATTTAAGGACAGGAAAACTGTGTTGATAAATAAAAAAGTTTACGTTGACAAGAGATGGACAACTTTTTGCGAAAAATCGGCTATTTTTTTATCCACATCTTGTAAACAAGTTATCAACAGTTTATTCACGTTCTTTATACGACTTATAAACAAATCTTAAACTGGGTTAATTTTCTTTTTAATAATCTCAATTGTATTGTTTAATGCTTCATTGGTCTTAATATCTTCGGTAACTTTATCTACTCCATGGCTGACGGTAGAATGGTCACGCCCTCCGAGCATAATTCCAATTGATTTTAAAGGAGTATCTGTCATTGTACGACACAAATACATTGCAATCTGCCTTGAGTTTGCAATGTTCGCATTACGTTTTCCACTTTTTAAGTCCGCAATAGAGACAGAAAAATGCTCGGAAACAACTTCTAATATTAGTTCCGGAGTGATCTGTCTGTTTTTGTTCGGTGATACAATATCTTTTAACGCCTCGGCGGCGAGCATAATATTAATCTCTTCATTTTTTAATTTATGAAGTGCAATCAATTTATTCAGTGAACCCTCCAGCTCACGAATGTTCGATTTTACATTGGTAGCAATATACTGCATAACTTCATTCGAGATATGATATTTCTGAAGTCCGTCTAATTCTTCTTTTTTGCGAAGAATTGCCATCCTTGTCTCATAATCAGGTGAAGAAATATCGGCAATTAATCCCCACTCGAAACGCGTTCGAAGTCTTGCTTCTAAAGTCTCAATATCTTTCGGAGGCTTATCGCTTGAGATAATAATCTGTTTACCTGATACATGTAAATGATTAAAGGTATGGAAAAATTCTTCCTGTGTACTTTCTTTTCCGATAATAAATTGAACGTCATCGATCAGCAAAACGTCGATATTACGGTATTTTTCACGAAAAGCAGTCATCGCAAGCTCGTTGCCGCCGCTTGTTTTACCACTTTTTAATGCTTCGATCAATTCATTTGTAAAAGTTTCACTTGTGACATATAAAACTTTTTTCGTCGGATCTTTTTCTAATATAAAATGTGCAATAGAATGCATCAGATGGGTCTTCCCAAGTCCAACACCTCCATATAAAAAGAGAGGATTATAAATCTCTCCCGGAGATTCTGATACAGCTAAAGAAGCAGCGTGGGCAAAATTATTGTTTCCACCAACTACAAATGTATCAAAAGTATATTTTGGATTAAGGTTCGCCTGCTCAAAAATACTGTTTTGAGTTGCATTCTTTTTATAAGTGTCATCTTGATTCTTTACATTAATATTCTGAGAATCATCAACTGTAATAAATTTTACTTCAAATTCCTGTCCGGTTATCTCTGCAATACAGACTTGAAAAGGCAGAAGATATTTTTGATTAATATAATCCACACTTGACTTTAAAGGCACAAGAATATAAACCGTAGAATCTGATACATTGTAAACTTCCAAGGGTTCAATCCAGGTCCGGAAAGAAACGTTAGAAAGTCCATATTCGATCTTCAATTTGTGGATAATCTCATCCCATTTTTCCGCTACAATATTCATTCCGTTAACTCCTAATCTTTACATTTAAGGTATACCTACTCCAGAGTATATCTCTACACTATTCTACATCAAAATAAGTAGATAAGCAATGATTAATCCATGTGGAAAACTTTTTAAACAGCGAAAAATAAGGAAAAATCGTTGAAAAGCAGAAAAATAAATTTTAAATTAACAGCTTATCCACAGGAAATCCACAAGTTATCCACAAAATGTGGAAAACTTGTGGAAAACTTTGGGGATGAAAGAGTGAGAAAATTAAGATGTGTATTAAGTTCAAAAAAATATCCAGAATCCCTTGACGTAGAGGGATTTATTGACTATAATTAAGTGCGATGTCTAAAAAAATATGTACTTATATTAATTATATATAGGTTTGAGTCAAGGAGGTGGATATCAATGAAAATGACATTCCAACCAAAAAAGAGATCTAGATCAAAAGTTCATGGATTTAGAGCAAGAATGAGCACAGCTGGTGGAAGAAAAGTTTTAGCAGCTAGAAGAGCAAAAGGAAGAAAACAGTTATCAGCGTAGGCCGCATATATGTGGCCTTTTCTTCTATGTAAAAAGTGGAGAGAGAAGAATGCATTTTTCCGAATCATTGAAAAAAAATAAAGACTTTCAGATTGTTTATAGAAAAGGACAGTCTTATGCTAATAAGTATCTGGTGATGTATATTTATCAGAATCAGAGTGAAAGAAATCGCTTGGGCATTTCAGTGAGTAAAAAGGTTGGCAATAGTGTGGTAAGACACAGGCTGACAAGATTGATCAGAGAGAGTTATAGACTACAAGAAGATAAATTCCAGAATGGATTGGATATTGTTATTATTGCGAGAGCAGGTGCAAAAGGTAGAACATATAAAGAGATAGAGAGTGCACTGATTCATTTGGGAAAACTTCATAATATTATAGATTCACATTTGGAGATGTAAAAATTGAAAAGAATATTTATAGGACTCATTAAGTTTTATAGAAAATATTTATCCGGACTGAAAACAGCAAGTTGCTGCAAATATTTTCCGACTTGTTCCCAGTATGGACTGGAAGCAATTGAAAAATACGGCGCATTAAAGGGTGGACTGCTTACAGTGTGGAGAATTTTACGTTGTAATCCATTTTCAAAAGGCGGATATGATCCGGTGCCTTAAGAATAACATTTGGAGGAGAAAAATATGGGTATTGTATTGACGCAGTCTAATACTTTTATTATTGGAAGTATTGCAAAACTGCTCGGATTTATCATGAATGGAATTTTCAATGCGTTGAGTTATATTGGTATTGAGAATATTGGTCTTAGTATCATTATATTTACAGTCATTGTCTATACATTGATGATTCCGATGACGATTAAGCAGCAGAAATTTTCAAGAATGTCGGCTGTTATGAATCCGGAGATTCAGAAAATTCAGAAAAAATATAAAAATAAAAAAGATCAGGCATCTATGATGAAGATGCAGGAAGAGACAAAGCTGGTTTATGAAAAATATGGAACATCGCCGACTGGCGGGTGTCTTGGTTCACTGATTCAGTTCCCTATTTTGTTTGCATTATGGCCGGTTATTCAAAATATTCCAGCATATGTAACAAGTATTAAAGATGCATACATGCCTTTGGTTAACCAGATTATGGCGACAGACGGTTACCAGAAAATCATGGAAGGAATCGGAAAAGCAAGTCCGATCATGATCAATCCTGAAACATATGATTATAGCAAAGCAAATACACTCGTTGACGTATTATACAAATTCAGACCGGGAACCTGGGATACACTTGCAGATAAATTTCCGGACTTGACAAATTTAATTGATTCTACAAAAAACAGTTTAACACATTTGAATACATTTCTTGGAATCAATATTGCAGAGACACCGGGATCTATGTTCATGACAGCAACAAAGAACTTTTCTATCGGTCTGATCATCGTTGCGCTTGCAATTCCGGTATTATCCGGACTTTCACAGTGGATCAGTGCAAAACTGATGCAGCAGGCGACATCAACAGGAAATGATGATGATAACCCGATGGCAGCGCAGATGAAGACAATGATGAATGTTATGCCGTTGATTTCTGTGTTTATGTGTTTCTCAATGCCGGCAGGTCTTGGTATCTACTGGATTGCCAGTGCGGTAGTAAGAACGATTCAGCAGCTTGTAATCAATAAATTCTTAAGCAAGAAGTCAATGGATGAGCTGATTGAAGAGAATATTAAAAAAGCTGCGAAGAAGCGTGAGAAAAAAGATGCAGTTTCCGGAAAAGAGATCAATGCGATGGCACATAAAAATGTGAAGAACATTGATGATCAGAAGAGAAAAACAACAAGCAGCAATAATATTGATTCTTATAAGCAAAATGCAAAACCAGGAAGTTTGGCATCGAAAGCAAATATGGTAAGTGATTTTAATAAAAACAAAAAATAGGCTAAACCAAAATTCTTATTTTTAGAAAGATGAGAATGTCAAGGAGGGTTTAAGATGAATGAGATTAGAGTATCAGCAAAAAATGTAAGTGATGCAATTACAGAGGCAAGTATTCAGCTTGGAGTTACAAGCAGTGAACTAGAATATGAGGTAATCGAAAAGGGAAGTACCGGTTTTTTAGGAATCGGAAGTAAACAGGCTGTGATCAGAGCTTGGAAAAAAGTTGTTGAAGAGCCTGTTGAGGAAGTAAGAGAAGAAGTTGAAGAAGTAAAACCTTCGTTGGAACAACAAATTGAAAAGGCAAGAGAAACTGTGGAATCACACAGAGAAGTAAAAAAAGAAGTGCATGTTAAGAAAAAACATGTGAAAGAGCCTGTGAGAAGAGAAGAAAAACTTTCTGAAGTACAGGAAAGTACAAAAGAAGCTTGTGAAAAATTCTTGCATGATGTCTTAAAAACAATGGGAATGGAAGTTGAGATTACTTCAAGTATTGATCAGGATGGCGCTTTGTGTATCGAGATGCAGGGCGAGCATATGGGAATTCTCATCGGAAAACGTGGACAGACTTTAGATTCTCTTCAGTATTTGACAAACCGTGTAGCGAATAAAATGCAGGATGGTTATGTGCGTGTCAAACTAGATACAGAAAATTATCGTCAGAGAAGAAAAGAGACATTAGAAAATCTTGCAAAAAACATTGCTTACAAAGTAAAGAGAACAAAGAAACCTGTTTCATTAGAGCCTATGAATCCTTATGAAAGAAGAATTATTCATTCAGCACTTCAAGCGGATAAATATGTGTCTACACACAGTGAAGGTGAAGAACCTTATAGAAGAGTAGTAGTGACATTGGCAAGAAAATAAATGTGAATTGGGGACGGGGGTGATATCATATCATCCCCGTCCTTAGTTACACTTGGAGGAAAAAGTATGAAAACAGATACAATTGCAGCAATTGCGACAGCTATGACGAATTCAGGAATCGGAATTGTCAGAATGAGTGGTGATGAAGCATTTGAAATTATCCAGAAGATTTATAAAGGAAAAAAAGAAAAATATTTTCAGGAAGAAAAAGGTTACACAATACATTATGGATATATTGTAGATGGTGAAGAGACAATTGATGAAGTGCTTGTGATGATCATGCGGGGACCACATAGCTTTACAGGTGAAGATACGGTGGAGATCAATTGTCATGGCGGTGTTTATGTGATGAAACGCATTTTGGAAACTGTGATCAAATATGGAGCGAGACCTGCCGAGCCCGGTGAATTTACAAAGCGTGCATTTTTGAATGGGAGAATGGATTTGTCTCAGGCAGAGGCGGTCATCGATGTCATTCATTCCAAAAGTGAGTATGCACTGAAGAGTTCTGTGAGCCAGTTAAAAGGAACGGTTCATCAGAAGATAAAGAAAATAAGAGAGGAAATTTTGTATCACACTGCATTTATTGAGACTGCCTTAGATGATCCGGAGCATATCAGTGTGGATGGATATGGTGGAGAACTGAAGGTGGTTGTGGATAAACTACTGGAAGAACTGAAGGCATTGTTGATAAGTTCTGACAATGGACGTATTATCAAAGAAGGGATTAAGACGGTTATTGTCGGAAAACCAAATGCAGGAAAGTCCTCGCTTTTAAATGTATTGGTCGGTGAAGACCGTGCGATTGTGACAGATATTGAAGGGACAACGAGAGATGTTTTGGAGGAATCCATTCAGCTTCAGGGAATCAGTCTGAATATCATGGATACCGCAGGGATCCGCAATACAGAGGATATAGTGGAAAAAATCGGTGTGGACAAAGCAAAAGAGCATGCGAATGAGGCTGATTTAATTATTTATGTTGTAGATGCATCTAGAAATCTGGATGAGAATGATATGGAGATCATTCAGATGATTCAGGATAAAAAGGCAGTGATTTTATTAAATAAATCAGATCTTGCTACTGTTGTATCAAAAGATATGTTAAAATCATATATTGAAAAGCCGATGATTGAGATATCTGCAAAAGAAGAGAGTGGAATCAAAGAGTTGGAACAGACATTAAAGGATATGTTTTTCCATGGAGATATTTCTTTTAATGATGAGGTTTATATTACAAATATTCGTCATAAGGCGGCAATTCAGGATGCTTATGACAGTTTGGAAAAAGTAAATATGAGTATAGAAAATAATATGCCGGAGGATTTTTATTCCATTGATTTGTTGGATGCGTACGAATCTCTTGGAAGCATTACCGGCGAGACGATAGGAGAAGATTTGGTAAATGAAATATTCAGTAAATTCTGTATGGGAAAATAAAGATGAATATGATGTAGTTGTAGTCGGAGCAGGGCATGCAGGCTGTGAAGCGGCGCTTGCCTGTGCACGACTGGGGATAAAAACAATTATTTTTACAGTGAGTGTGGATAGTATTGCTTTGATGCCTTGTAATCCAAATATCGGAGGAAGCTCGAAAGGACATTTGGTAAAGGAAGTAGACGCACTCGGCGGTGAGATGGGGAAAGTAATCGATCAGACATTTATCCAGTCAAAAATGTTAAATAAGTCAAAGGGGCCGGCAGTACATTCGTTGAGAGCACAGGCAGATAAAGCAAATTACAGCAAGACGATGCGCATGGTTTTGGAAAATCAGGAAAATCTTGAAATCAAACAGGCGGAAGTGACAGACATTCTTGCAAAAGACGGAAAAATTGAGGGAGTGCAGACCTACTCCGGAGCAGTTTATAAATGTAAAGCTGTTATTTTGTGTACAGGAACGTATTTGAAAGCGAGATGTATTTATGGAGAAATCAGTCAGGAGACAGGACCAAACGGACTTCAGGCAGCGACTTATCTGACAGATTCCTTGAAAAAACTCGGAATCGAGATGTATCGCTTTAAAACAGGAACACCGGCAAGAATTGATAAAAATTCCATTGATTTTTCAAAGATGGAGGAACAATTCGGTGATGAGAGAGTCGTTCCGTTTTCATTTACGACAAATCCGGAAGATGTTCAGATTGAGCAGGCATCTTGTTGGCTGACTTACACAAACGAAAAGACACATGAGATCATTCGGGCAAATTTAGACCGTTCTCCATTATTTTCAGGTATGATAGAAGGAACCGGACCGAGATATTGTCCATCTATTGAAGATAAGGTAGTGAAATTTGCGGATAAAAATAAGCATCAGGTATTTATTGAGCCGGAAGGCTTGGATACAAATGAGATGTATGTGGGAGGAATGTCAAGTTCGCTGCCGGAGGATGTGCAGTATGCTATGTACCGCAGTGTACCGGGGCTTGAACATGCAAAAATCGTGAGAAACGCATATGCGATTGAGTACGACTGTATCGATGCCAGACAGCTTTATCCAACATTAGAGTTTAAGAATGTTGGAGGTTTGTACAGTGGGGGACAATTCAATGGAAGTTCCGGATATGAGGAAGCTGCCGCACAAGGGCTTGTAGCGGGGATAAATGCGGCTTTAAAGATCTTAGGCAGGGAACAGATCGTCTTGGATCGTTCGCAGGCTTATATCGGCGTTTTGATTGATGATTTGGTTACAAAAGAGAGCCATGAGCCTTACCGTATGATGACGTCCCGTGCGGAATATCGTCTGTTGCTCCGTCAGGATAATGCAGACCAGCGTTTGACAAAGATTGGACATGAGATCGGATTGATTTCAGATGAGCGTTACGAGTATCTTTTGGAAAAAGAAAGAATTATTGTATCTGAGGTAGAACGATTAGAACATACAAATATCGGTGCAGCACAGGAAGTACAGGATTTACTTGTGAAATATGGAAGTACACCTTTGAACTCAGGAACAACACTTGCAGAATTGATTCGCAGACCAGAACTTTCTTATGAAGTATTAGAGCCGATTGATAAGAGAAGAAATATCGTACAAAAATGTGCGGAAAAATATCCTGAAAATGTAGATAAATTGTGTCAGGAAGTTGTAGAGCAAGTAAATATCAATATTAAATATGATGGATATATTAAGAGACAGCAAAAGCAAGTAGAGCAGTTTAAAAAGTTGGAAAAGAAAAGAATTCCAGAAGATATTGACTATGATGTGATTAAGAGTCTTCGTATCGAGGCAGTGCAAAAATTGAAGCAGTATCGTCCTTTGTCCATCGGGCAGGCATCTAGAATTTCAGGAGTATCACCTGCAGATATTTCTGTATTGTTAGTATATTTGAGTGGAAAGAATGAAACGAGGTAGTTGTGAATGAGTCAGATATTTGAGAATAAGTTAAAAGAGCTTGGCATTGTATTAAATGATGAGCAGAAACGTCAATTTGATTCTTTTTATGAACTCTTGGTGGAATGGAATAAGGTCATGAATCTGACTGGTATTACCGAATATGAAGAGGTAAATGAAAAACATTTTGTGGATAGCTTGTCGATAACAAAGGCGATTGACATGAATTGTGTGGATAACTTAATTGATATTGGAACGGGAGCTGGTTTTCCGGGAATTCCGTTAAAGATTGCATTTCCTCATCTGAAAGTAGTATTATTGGACTCATTAAATAAAAGAATTAAATTTTTGAATACAGTAATTGAGGAACTTGAATTGATTGACATAGAAACAATTCACGGAAGAGCAGAAGATTTTGCAAAACAGGGAGAGTATCGGGAACAATTTGATCTTTGTGTATCAAGAGCAGTGGCAAACTTATCCACACTTTCTGAGTATTGCATGCCATATATCCACACTGATGGAATGTTTATCCCCTACAAGTCTGGAGAAATTGAGGAAGAGGTGACTGGGGCAAAGAAAGCAGTGCATGTGCTTGGTGGAAAAATTGAGGATGTGGTGAAGTTTCAACTTCCGGGAACTGAAATTGGTCGTTCTTTTGTAAAGATAAAAAAATATCAAAACACACCAAAAAAATATCCGAGAAAAGCAGGATTACCTGCAAAGGAGCCAATAGCATAAAAAATCAGCATATCATCTTAGATGATATGCTGATTTTTTATGAATAATTATAATTCAAATAGAATTTTTATCTGTTCGAGGACTTTTTCTGGTACCTCTAATTGTGGCAAATATTTTGCTTTTTTAATCGTTTGCACTTCAATTGCGGGAGTATAAGACTGATATTGTTGCGCATATTCTTTGTAAGTAGGGTTTCCACTCCCAACTAAAATAAAAATACTATTATCAATATGAGTTAGACATTCTGTAATATTTGCAGTTGTATATTTTCCCTTAATACTTGCAAATAAATATTTAGATTGCGTTTTCGAAATCTGAGCTGATTCACAGTAAGTCTTAACTATTTCATCATCAACAAATTGAGGATTGTAGAAATATTCGGTCATAAAAGTTTGTTCAATACTATCTTTACTATGCAGAAGATTAAACAGAAGAGTTCCAATAAAAGGAATGTTAATAATAAATTTTAACATTTTTGTTCGTTTTGTAGGAACTTTTGATATAGAGGAAATACTAGGAGGATTAATCAATAGTATTCTATCTATTATTTCATCATTGTTATGGCAAGCCATTAATACAAAAGAACAAGAGTTTCCAGTAACAATGACATCTGCCTTTTCACCAATAACATTGTTAATAAAGTCCGTGACTAATTGCACATATAAAAAGTTTGTGTAGGTGAAATTGGGTTTATCAGATTTTCCACATCCTAACAGGTCTAATGTATACACAGTATTTTTCTTAGAAAGATCAGAAACAATTCGATTCCATTCGTATTCTGAACTGCACGCTGAAAGATCGTGAATTAATAAAATTGGTTTGCCAGTGCCCTCTTTTGTATAGAAAATTTTTCCAAATCTCCATTCATAATAAAGACCTTCTTTTCTGCCGAGCAAATTATCAATAGTGGACATAAAATAAATAAGTTTATTGATAATGTGGATGATAAAGGTTGCCAAAACAGTTAAAGAAGCATAAGTTGCGAGTTTCTTTTTCCAGTTCATAAAGCACCTGCCTTTCTTATAAATACTTTTCTTTTATTATACTACACAAAGGAAATCAATACAACAATGGAGTAAATGTTTCACGTGAAACATTTTTAGTCCAGTACAGTATAAAGTAACTACAATATTTTTTGTTTCACGTGAAACATTTTGTGTAGATTATAATTTAAAAAGGTGGTATAATTATCTGAGGACAGAAAGGGGTAGCTGAAAAAATGGGAAGAATAATAGCTGTAGCCAATCAAAAGGGTGGTGTAGGTAAGACAACAACTGCAATCAATTTATCCTCATGTTTGGCATCATTAGGGAAAAAAGTATTAGCTATAGATATGGATCCACAAGGAAATATGACGAGTGGTCTGGGAATTGATAAAAATGAGGTCGAATATACTGTTTATGAATTAATTCTTGGACAAGTTGGTATTGAGAAGGTTATTTGTAAAGATGCTTTGGAAAACCTTGATGTGTTGCCAACAAATATAAATTTATCAGCTGCAGAGATTGAATTAATAGGAGTAGAAGAAAAAGAATTTATTATTCGAAAAGAAGTGGATAAAGTCAAAAAAAATTATGATTTTATAGTAATTGATTGTCCACCTTCATTAAGTATGCTCACGATTAATGCAATGACTACTGCTGATAGTGTACTGGTGCCTATTCAATGTGAATATTATGCATTAGAAGGATTAAGTCAATTAATACATACAATTGATTTGGTAAAGGAACGTTTAAATCCAGAATTAAAAATAGAAGGTGTTGTATTTACAATGTATGATGCCAGAACTAATTTATCATTACAGGTAGTTGAAAACGTAAAAGATAATTTGCAACAGACAATTTATAAAA encodes the following:
- a CDS encoding ParA family protein, producing the protein MGRIIAVANQKGGVGKTTTAINLSSCLASLGKKVLAIDMDPQGNMTSGLGIDKNEVEYTVYELILGQVGIEKVICKDALENLDVLPTNINLSAAEIELIGVEEKEFIIRKEVDKVKKNYDFIVIDCPPSLSMLTINAMTTADSVLVPIQCEYYALEGLSQLIHTIDLVKERLNPELKIEGVVFTMYDARTNLSLQVVENVKDNLQQTIYKTIIPRNIRLAEAPSHGLPINLYDPKSSGAESYMLLAEEVINKGEK
- a CDS encoding alpha/beta fold hydrolase, whose translation is MNWKKKLATYASLTVLATFIIHIINKLIYFMSTIDNLLGRKEGLYYEWRFGKIFYTKEGTGKPILLIHDLSACSSEYEWNRIVSDLSKKNTVYTLDLLGCGKSDKPNFTYTNFLYVQLVTDFINNVIGEKADVIVTGNSCSFVLMACHNNDEIIDRILLINPPSISSISKVPTKRTKMLKFIINIPFIGTLLFNLLHSKDSIEQTFMTEYFYNPQFVDDEIVKTYCESAQISKTQSKYLFASIKGKYTTANITECLTHIDNSIFILVGSGNPTYKEYAQQYQSYTPAIEVQTIKKAKYLPQLEVPEKVLEQIKILFEL